A section of the Vicinamibacterales bacterium genome encodes:
- a CDS encoding sulfatase translates to MPRMRHGSVRVLWAAAWAILWIAGTASAQTARRPNVLLIMADDLNDHLGTYGHPLVKTPHLDRLAARGVRFDRAYTQFPLCSPSRVSLLTGLRPDTTRVHDLVTDFRRNIPDAVTLPQMFKRNGYVAARVGKIYHYGNPGQIGTSGLDDPASWDEVVNPRGIDKDEEGSLINFTPGRGIGSTLAYYASPAADDAHTDGKVALETIALLEKHKDRPFFIGAGFYRPHCPFIAPAKYFDLYPLDRIAAPPAAISPAVPAAAWFTTPPHWGISEQAQRETIRAYYASISFLDANIGRVLEALDRLGLAKNTIVVFISDHGYHLGEQGQWMKQTLFERSARAPLIIAGPGVAAAGRATSRVVEFLDVYPTLASLAGVRPPDGLHGRSLAPLLKNPSATWDRPAITQVRRGPAAAPFFGYSVRTEKWRYTEWDGGKRGVELYDEIADPHEMTNLADDPKHEKTRRGLQRLLPRPQTR, encoded by the coding sequence ATGCCACGCATGCGCCACGGCAGCGTCCGGGTCCTGTGGGCGGCGGCGTGGGCGATCCTGTGGATCGCGGGGACCGCATCCGCGCAGACCGCGCGCCGGCCCAACGTCCTCCTCATCATGGCGGACGATCTCAACGATCACCTGGGGACGTACGGGCACCCCCTCGTCAAGACGCCGCATCTCGACCGGCTGGCGGCAAGAGGCGTTCGATTCGATCGGGCCTACACGCAGTTTCCGCTCTGCAGTCCGAGCCGGGTGTCGCTGTTGACCGGGCTGCGTCCCGACACGACGCGGGTTCACGATCTGGTCACGGACTTCCGCAGGAACATCCCGGATGCCGTCACGCTGCCGCAGATGTTCAAGCGCAACGGCTACGTGGCGGCGCGGGTCGGCAAGATCTATCACTACGGGAATCCCGGACAGATCGGCACCAGCGGCCTCGACGATCCGGCGTCGTGGGACGAGGTCGTCAATCCGCGCGGCATCGACAAGGACGAAGAAGGCAGCCTGATCAACTTCACGCCGGGGCGCGGCATCGGCAGCACGCTTGCCTACTACGCCTCCCCCGCCGCGGACGACGCCCACACGGACGGCAAGGTGGCGCTCGAGACGATCGCGCTGCTCGAGAAGCACAAGGATCGCCCGTTCTTCATCGGCGCCGGCTTCTACCGGCCGCACTGCCCGTTCATCGCGCCGGCGAAGTATTTCGATCTCTACCCGCTGGATCGCATCGCCGCGCCGCCGGCCGCGATCTCGCCGGCCGTGCCGGCGGCGGCCTGGTTCACCACGCCGCCGCACTGGGGCATCAGCGAGCAGGCGCAGCGGGAAACCATCCGCGCCTACTACGCGTCGATCAGTTTTCTCGACGCCAACATCGGCCGCGTGCTCGAGGCGCTCGATCGCCTCGGCCTGGCGAAGAACACGATCGTCGTGTTCATCAGCGATCACGGCTATCACCTCGGCGAGCAGGGTCAGTGGATGAAGCAGACGCTCTTCGAGCGGTCGGCGCGCGCGCCGCTGATTATCGCCGGCCCCGGCGTGGCGGCCGCCGGACGCGCGACCTCGCGCGTCGTCGAGTTCCTCGACGTGTATCCGACCCTGGCGTCGCTGGCCGGTGTGCGTCCGCCGGACGGCCTCCACGGGCGTTCGCTGGCGCCGCTGCTGAAGAATCCATCGGCGACGTGGGACCGGCCTGCAATTACGCAGGTGCGCCGCGGACCGGCCGCGGCGCCGTTCTTCGGCTACAGCGTTCGCACCGAGAAGTGGCGGTACACGGAATGGGACGGCGGCAAACGCGGCGTCGAGCTGTATGACGAGATCGCCGATCCGCACGAGATGACCAACCTGGCGGACGATCCGAAGCACGAGAAGACCAGGCGCGGCCTGCAGCGGCTGCTGCCGCGCCCGCAGACCAGATGA
- a CDS encoding sulfatase-like hydrolase/transferase, with product MIRGAALTAVVMLTAAAAVQPPAPPRTRPNIVWISNEDMSPRLGAYGDAVARTPVLDRLAKESVRFTNAYTTAPVCAPSRAAIITGMYQTTIGAQHMRTTEDRVPELPGPYLAVPPFYVKAFPEYLRAAGYYTTNRSKTDYQFGVPFTIWDETSRTAHWRNRADKNQPFFSVFNLEVTHESQIFPSSPARAGKPLITNPETLEVPPYYPDTPPVRQELARMYDNIADMDAQVGAILRQLDEDGLADNTIVFYWSDHGDGVPRAKRSLYDSGLRAPLMIRWPKRLGPPSAPGSVRDDLVSFVDLAPTVLALAGVEIPAHLQGRALAGPGAAAPPAYVFAARDRMDIEYDMMRSARDARFLYIRNFAPELPYAGHIIYRNQSAIMQEWFRLQAARALTGPAALWMRTSRPAEELYDTKADPHQIRNLSADPAHRGTLERMRKAVTDWMARTNDQGLINEAEMIQRMWPGGVQPETAQPYIVPRRSTDAPSRPPSIAIDDPTEFVIYVPTQGASIGYTTEDGATAKWRLYSGPILVTAPMTLRAKAIRYGYKESAETRVTFTSRR from the coding sequence ATGATCCGCGGCGCCGCGCTGACGGCAGTGGTGATGCTGACGGCGGCGGCCGCAGTGCAGCCGCCCGCCCCGCCGCGCACGCGGCCCAACATCGTCTGGATCTCGAACGAGGACATGAGCCCGCGGCTCGGCGCGTACGGCGACGCCGTCGCGCGGACGCCGGTGCTCGATCGGCTGGCGAAGGAATCGGTTCGCTTCACCAACGCCTACACGACGGCGCCGGTCTGCGCGCCGAGCCGCGCCGCGATCATCACGGGCATGTACCAGACGACGATTGGCGCGCAGCACATGCGCACCACCGAGGATCGCGTGCCCGAGCTGCCCGGTCCGTATCTGGCCGTGCCGCCGTTCTACGTGAAGGCGTTCCCCGAGTATCTGCGCGCCGCCGGCTATTACACGACCAATCGGAGCAAGACCGACTATCAGTTCGGCGTGCCGTTCACCATCTGGGACGAGACCAGCCGCACGGCGCACTGGCGCAACCGCGCGGACAAGAACCAGCCGTTCTTCTCGGTGTTCAACCTCGAGGTGACGCACGAGAGCCAGATCTTTCCCTCGAGCCCGGCGCGCGCCGGCAAGCCGCTGATCACCAATCCCGAGACGCTCGAGGTGCCGCCGTACTATCCGGACACGCCGCCGGTGCGCCAGGAACTGGCGCGGATGTACGACAACATCGCCGACATGGACGCGCAGGTCGGCGCGATCCTCAGGCAGCTCGACGAGGACGGGCTGGCCGACAACACCATCGTCTTCTACTGGAGCGATCACGGCGACGGCGTACCGCGCGCCAAACGATCGCTCTACGATTCGGGGCTGCGCGCGCCGTTGATGATCCGCTGGCCGAAGCGGCTCGGGCCGCCGTCGGCCCCGGGCTCCGTCAGGGACGACCTGGTCAGCTTCGTCGATCTCGCCCCGACCGTGCTGGCGCTGGCCGGCGTGGAGATCCCGGCGCACCTGCAGGGACGCGCGCTCGCCGGCCCGGGCGCCGCGGCGCCACCCGCATACGTGTTCGCGGCGCGCGATCGCATGGACATCGAGTACGACATGATGCGCTCGGCGCGCGACGCCCGCTTTCTGTACATCCGCAACTTTGCGCCGGAACTGCCGTACGCCGGCCACATCATCTACCGGAACCAGAGCGCGATCATGCAGGAGTGGTTCAGGCTCCAGGCGGCGCGCGCCCTCACCGGGCCGGCGGCGCTGTGGATGCGGACCAGCCGGCCGGCGGAGGAGCTGTACGACACGAAGGCGGATCCGCACCAGATCCGCAACCTCTCGGCCGACCCGGCACACCGCGGCACTCTCGAGCGGATGCGGAAGGCGGTGACCGACTGGATGGCGCGCACCAACGATCAGGGGCTCATCAACGAGGCCGAGATGATCCAGCGCATGTGGCCCGGCGGCGTGCAGCCCGAGACGGCGCAGCCCTACATCGTGCCGCGCCGCTCGACCGACGCCCCGTCGCGTCCGCCGTCGATCGCGATCGATGATCCGACCGAGTTCGTGATCTACGTGCCGACGCAGGGGGCCTCGATCGGCTACACGACGGAGGACGGCGCAACGGCGAAGTGGCGGCTGTACTCGGGTCCGATTCTGGTGACGGCGCCGATGACGCTCCGCGCCAAGGCGATCCGCTACGGCTACAAG